In Corylus avellana chromosome ca2, CavTom2PMs-1.0, the following proteins share a genomic window:
- the LOC132169274 gene encoding uncharacterized protein LOC132169274, producing the protein MRNGASNSKHCLDHKISGRFSIPGLLSPFRSKKPPTLQIRKSLSKDQKKKDKKALYLHHQGFDDSTFEKVAEATTSKAAWDTFNTIFKAIEESKDLELLGSLRVHEQLILKNASATFLEQALESKLNFDKPKGGRGQWNSRRGGANYCGRGRGQGHGNTNDRGPSQERRNFSDRKKQNVQCYNCGKYEHYASECSYKNDGHVNLVQASSSESKNSTLLLAHNDSSGQHDVGYLDSVEGRGKVRIFQKNSKEEFISDVYFVPSMKSNILSIGQLLQKGYIVHMENNVLSLRDTSGRLIARVQMTKNQWCIVYHKLIQQTTSVKDVYLCPTKCVKNMTHQEAWSGYKPSVAHLRIFWCVAYAQVPEAKRRKLDARGEKCIFIGYSEESKAYKLYNPLTNKVVVSRDVIFSEEEAWNLSSKEANKENVVSDESEEQMPVVTSSTPPTSPQPISPS; encoded by the exons atgagaaatggtGCATCCAATTCAAAGCATTGTTTGGATCACAAGATCTCCGGGAGATTTTCAATACCGGGTTTGTTAAGCCCATTCCGAAGCAAGAAGCCACCTACACTGCAGATCAGAAAGTCACTctcaaaagaccaaaaaaagaagGACAAGAAGGCGTTGTATCTCCATCATCAAGGATTTGATGATTCAACGTTTGAGAAGGTTGCTGAAGCGACAACAAGCAAAGCAGCATGGGATACCTTCAATACAATTTTCAAAG CAATTGAGGAATCAAAAGACTTGGAGCTGCTGGGATCTCTCCGAGTTCATGAACAACTCATTCTGAAGAATGCAAGTGCCACATTTCTTGAGCAAGCTTTGgagtcaaaattaaattttgacaaaCCAAAGGGAGGTCGTGGTCAATGGAATTCCCGACGTGGTGGTGCCAACTACTGTGGTCGAGGTCGAGGTCAAGGACACGGTAATACAAATGATCGTGGTCCATCTCAGGAAAGGAGAAATTTCTCTGACAGGAAAAAGCAGAATGTCCAATGTTACAACTGTGGAAAATATGAACATTATGCCTCAGAATGTTCGTACAAGAATGATGGTCATGTCAACCTTGTTCAAGCATCAAGCAGTGAGAGTAAGAATTCTACTCTCTTATTGGCACACAATGATTCAAGCGGTCAACATGATGTTGGGTACCTTGACTCTG TTGAAGGAAGAGGAAAAGTTCGGATCTTCCAGAAAAACAGCAAGGAAGAATTCATCTCTGATGTTTACTTTGTCCCAAGTATGAAGAGCAATATCCTAAGTATTGGCCAGCTTCTCCAAAAAGGATATATTGTACACATGGAGAATAATGTTCTCTCTCTAAGAGATACAAGTGGAAGGCTCATTGCGCGTGTTCAAATGACCAAGAACC AATGGTGTATCGTCTACCACAAATTGATTCAGCAAACCACATCTGTGAAGGATGTGTACTTG TGCCCAACAAAGTGTGTCAAGAACATGACACATCAAGAAGCATGGAGTGGATACAAACCTAGTGTTGCACACCTTCGAATTTTTTGGTGTGTTGCATATGCTCAAGTTCCTGAAGCAAAAAGAAGGAAGCTTGATGCTCGAGGTGAAAAGTGTATTTTTATTGGCTACAGTGAAGAGTCAAAGGCATACAAGCTCTATAACCCACTAACAAATAAAGTAGTGGTTAGTAGAGATGTTATCTTTAGTGAAGAAGAAGCATGGAATTTGAGCAGTAAAGAAGCGAACAAAGAAAATGTTGTCTCAGATGAATCTGAAGAGCAAATGCCAGTTGTGACATCGTCTACTCCACCAACATCTCCTCAACCTATTTCACCCTCTTAA